From the genome of Spirosomataceae bacterium TFI 002, one region includes:
- a CDS encoding Predicted membrane protein, which produces MASIKSFLSFLFVFICINVNAEERILSYHSDIEIQQDRSVIITENIKIIAEGYIFKRGIYRDIPTSYELKGGQKYRVGFDLISVTKNGEKELYKKDSRSNGIRIYVGDEDVFLEPGEYSYSIKYKVDNVLGIFQDFDELTWNVNGNGWDVRIDAISANVIYPNGAGLVQTAVYTGVYGDTQTEANITDRQGEVQFRGRKEMNPREGMTVSVAWDKGFINYPTAVEKSIQKIQSLSVWIVSIFGLLLTLVFNTFFWLKKGKDPERGIVIPQFTIPEGLTPADCAYVDNKFRYRSNSYGATIVNLAVQKHISIKDEQEKKLLFVNRQKYIFSKLDEGPKSPENQVEKEFFNDLFGSEQELEVVRKEYNENVLNARKGLMENLRTKHEGVNVIRNYALTFMSSIIPIISIALGFFCLVNYGGHFGVIASLMGFMIAIGYFFSRWFQKPTEQGTALMDYVAGLKKYLKYTEEDRLKILNPPDFSFEHFEKMLPYAIALNLADEWQHQFEVVNPTEARNHTSFMWFNGNNVNSYRDFDFNDVSDTISSAAIPPSTSSSSGGGGFSGGGGGGGGGGGW; this is translated from the coding sequence ATGGCTTCTATAAAATCCTTCCTAAGCTTTCTTTTTGTATTCATTTGCATAAATGTAAATGCGGAAGAAAGAATATTGTCCTATCATTCTGATATAGAAATTCAGCAGGATAGATCGGTAATAATAACCGAAAATATCAAAATTATCGCTGAGGGATATATTTTCAAGAGAGGTATTTATCGTGATATCCCTACTTCCTATGAACTCAAAGGAGGTCAAAAATATAGGGTAGGATTTGATTTAATTTCCGTCACTAAAAATGGCGAGAAAGAGCTATATAAAAAGGACTCTAGGAGCAATGGTATTCGCATATATGTGGGCGATGAAGATGTATTCTTAGAGCCAGGTGAATATAGCTACTCCATCAAATATAAAGTCGACAACGTTTTAGGCATTTTCCAAGATTTTGATGAACTCACTTGGAACGTAAACGGAAATGGTTGGGATGTGAGAATTGATGCTATTTCTGCCAATGTTATTTATCCAAATGGTGCAGGATTGGTTCAAACCGCCGTTTACACAGGCGTTTATGGCGACACACAAACAGAAGCCAATATTACGGACAGACAAGGAGAAGTGCAGTTCAGGGGGCGAAAAGAAATGAACCCTCGAGAAGGCATGACTGTATCTGTAGCTTGGGATAAAGGCTTTATTAATTATCCCACGGCTGTAGAAAAATCAATCCAAAAAATACAATCCCTCTCGGTTTGGATTGTTTCTATCTTTGGTTTGTTGCTAACGCTCGTTTTTAATACATTTTTCTGGTTAAAGAAAGGGAAAGATCCAGAGCGTGGGATAGTCATTCCGCAGTTCACAATACCAGAAGGTCTTACTCCAGCAGACTGTGCTTATGTTGACAATAAGTTCAGATATAGATCTAATTCATATGGTGCAACGATAGTTAACCTCGCTGTACAAAAGCATATCAGTATTAAAGACGAACAAGAGAAAAAATTACTATTTGTAAATAGGCAGAAATACATTTTTAGTAAGCTTGACGAAGGACCAAAATCCCCCGAAAACCAAGTAGAGAAAGAGTTCTTCAACGATCTTTTTGGAAGTGAGCAAGAACTAGAAGTTGTGCGTAAAGAATACAATGAAAATGTATTGAACGCACGTAAGGGTTTAATGGAAAACTTAAGAACTAAGCACGAAGGCGTAAATGTCATACGTAATTACGCACTTACTTTTATGTCATCTATTATTCCAATTATTAGCATTGCACTTGGTTTCTTTTGCTTAGTAAATTATGGTGGACATTTTGGAGTAATTGCTTCATTGATGGGATTTATGATAGCTATTGGTTATTTCTTTTCTCGTTGGTTTCAAAAACCTACAGAGCAAGGAACAGCACTTATGGACTATGTAGCTGGTCTCAAAAAATACCTAAAGTACACCGAAGAAGATCGCCTTAAGATTCTCAATCCTCCAGATTTCTCATTTGAGCATTTCGAAAAAATGCTTCCTTATGCTATAGCACTGAATTTGGCAGATGAATGGCAACATCAGTTTGAAGTTGTAAACCCTACTGAAGCTAGGAACCATACTTCTTTCATGTGGTTCAATGGCAACAACGTAAATAGCTATCGTGACTTTGATTTTAATGATGTCAGTGACACCATTAGCTCAGCAGCTATTCCTCCTTCAACAAGCAGTTCTAGTGGCGGTGGCGGATTCTCCGGTGGCGGCGGAGGCGGTGGCGGTGGTGGTGGATGGTAA
- a CDS encoding hypothetical protein (manually curated), translating to MHKKPHLPEKTCLVCGRLFTWRKKWEKVWDEVKYCSEKCRRNK from the coding sequence ATGCATAAAAAACCACATTTGCCAGAGAAGACTTGCCTTGTATGTGGTCGTCTCTTCACTTGGCGAAAGAAGTGGGAAAAGGTATGGGACGAAGTAAAATATTGCAGTGAAAAGTGTCGTAGAAATAAGTGA
- a CDS encoding Arylsulfatase A translates to MKQLILLAVLSCMFISCQNEPKLQKPNVLFIMVDDLRPELAIYGANHIKSPHIDQLASESTIFERAYCNVPVCGASRASLLSGVRPGRKRFVGYSTRLQEDLPGSISLAQLFKNNGYTTISNGKIFHHADDSKSSWDEVWRGEKSSPTDYILPANIELDTEPGDPRGESYEKADVDDNAYLDGKIAEKSMEDLVKLKETGKPFFLAMGLIKPHLPFNAPSKYWDLYDSTKINLPANYSQPSTTPKEAYHNFGELRHYYNVPANGPVSDELANKLLHGYYACVSYTDAQIGKVLNKLKELELDKNTIVVLIGDHGWNLGDHAMWCKHCNFESSLHTPLLIKVPGKTKGEREKAIVEFIDIYPSLAELAGFEIPVQVDGKSLLPVFDNKPLARDFAISKYHDGLTLIQDEFFYTEYRDNQDSLIARMLFDHNSDPLEMNNLANEANQKDRIEKMSKNLLANRGDRYFEDRRLKGSIDE, encoded by the coding sequence ATGAAACAGCTAATTCTCTTAGCAGTGCTTTCTTGCATGTTTATTTCTTGCCAAAATGAACCAAAGCTTCAAAAACCCAATGTGCTGTTCATCATGGTTGATGACTTAAGACCCGAATTGGCAATTTATGGAGCAAATCATATAAAATCACCCCATATCGATCAGCTTGCCAGCGAGAGCACAATTTTCGAAAGAGCTTATTGCAATGTACCAGTATGTGGAGCCTCTAGAGCAAGCCTTTTGTCGGGAGTAAGACCAGGTAGAAAACGTTTTGTGGGCTATAGCACAAGACTTCAGGAAGACTTGCCTGGCAGTATTTCTCTAGCTCAGCTATTCAAAAACAACGGTTACACTACCATTTCAAATGGTAAAATTTTTCATCATGCCGATGACAGCAAATCATCATGGGATGAAGTTTGGAGGGGTGAAAAGAGCTCCCCAACCGACTACATTTTACCAGCCAATATTGAACTAGATACTGAACCAGGAGACCCTCGAGGAGAATCATATGAAAAAGCTGACGTAGACGATAATGCATATTTAGATGGCAAAATCGCCGAAAAGAGCATGGAAGACTTGGTAAAGTTAAAAGAAACAGGAAAGCCATTTTTCTTGGCCATGGGTTTAATAAAACCGCATTTACCTTTCAATGCACCTAGTAAATATTGGGATTTGTACGATTCTACTAAAATCAATTTACCTGCAAACTATAGTCAACCCAGCACAACACCGAAAGAAGCTTATCACAACTTTGGAGAATTAAGGCATTATTACAATGTACCCGCGAATGGCCCCGTGAGTGACGAACTGGCAAATAAATTACTTCATGGTTATTATGCATGTGTCAGCTATACCGATGCACAAATAGGCAAAGTGTTGAATAAATTGAAAGAACTTGAACTTGACAAAAATACCATCGTAGTATTGATTGGCGATCACGGTTGGAATCTTGGCGACCATGCGATGTGGTGCAAGCATTGCAATTTCGAATCTTCGCTTCATACACCACTTTTGATCAAAGTTCCTGGGAAAACAAAAGGAGAACGAGAAAAAGCAATTGTAGAATTTATCGATATTTATCCAAGCCTCGCTGAGTTGGCTGGGTTTGAGATTCCTGTGCAAGTTGATGGCAAGAGTCTTCTTCCAGTTTTTGACAATAAGCCATTGGCTAGAGACTTCGCCATTTCAAAATATCACGACGGACTTACTTTGATCCAAGACGAGTTTTTTTATACTGAATACAGAGACAATCAAGATAGTTTGATAGCCCGAATGCTCTTCGATCATAACAGTGATCCACTAGAAATGAACAATTTGGCTAATGAGGCAAACCAAAAAGACAGAATTGAGAAAATGAGTAAAAATCTACTCGCAAATAGAGGAGATAGGTATTTTGAAGATAGACGACTCAAAGGTTCTATTGACGAATAA
- a CDS encoding cytochrome c, whose product MKTQENRFYKFGFGISFLIPICFIISSYVKPNIEIKRPLEVWAIRSVLDLKPRMLTLALDEECYLAYDLANCKLYKAWKGGISLEGAPYTDKKEIQPSSWGAAYHLDTLTQNQWAVELNGKNIFSKALYKGYRFENNQVYIKYALALSTNDTLFVEERPEIITNKKKISIERQFITSNVPATSQIFLFSQDAKIALKSNDISTYSVSYKKLPTQYPAVLETANLHPGRELMDKSDCFTCHQTKTDEVGPSFVRIAEKYPANEKSFSYLAEKIKKGSSGIWGIGMMNAHPQFKKEELTSIVDYIFTFKPKSKAAKKEKVKNEDLFKLPSKPGFGAPVASVHPSYDLVNLHTPTFKPRVGGLAFMPDGRLLVTTWDTVGGVYLLDGISSGDSCKIKVKRIASGLAEPLGIEVVDDEIYVLQKQELTKLIDLDGDEIIDDYQVVCNSWQVSNDFHEFAFGLVYKDGYFYATLSMAMRLKPDEKQLADRGKTIKIAKDGSFEAINFGLRTPNGIGLGIGNEIFVTDNQGQWTPANKLIHVKKGEYHGMNWGWLSDDPAPEMSMPAIWLPEHEIGNSPTEPVLIHEGIFKGQMLHGDVTFGGINRDFLEKINGDYQGAVFHFSQGFEAGVNRLRWGNDGNLYIGEVGMKGGGWSWKERLNGLQYLKSNGKSTFEMLAIRAKPNGFEIEFTEPLNAEINLKHTDLLVQQWWYQPTKNYGGPKMDLENLSISKIQLSEDRKRVYIEIPNLKTKHVIYFRLSDEIKSQSGQSLWSGETWYTLNNIPTEN is encoded by the coding sequence TTGAAAACGCAAGAAAACAGGTTTTATAAATTTGGCTTTGGAATTTCGTTTTTGATTCCAATATGCTTTATAATCTCTAGTTATGTCAAACCTAATATTGAAATCAAACGTCCACTTGAAGTTTGGGCAATTAGGTCTGTTTTAGACCTAAAACCAAGAATGTTGACACTCGCACTAGACGAAGAATGTTACTTGGCCTATGACCTAGCAAATTGCAAATTATACAAAGCGTGGAAAGGAGGAATATCTCTAGAAGGTGCTCCGTATACCGACAAAAAAGAAATCCAACCGAGTTCTTGGGGAGCGGCATATCACTTGGATACCCTAACTCAAAACCAATGGGCCGTTGAACTAAATGGCAAAAATATTTTCTCCAAAGCCCTTTACAAGGGCTACAGGTTTGAAAACAATCAAGTTTATATCAAATATGCTTTGGCATTGAGTACGAATGATACGCTATTTGTAGAGGAACGCCCTGAAATTATTACAAACAAAAAAAAGATAAGCATTGAGCGACAGTTTATAACTTCGAATGTACCAGCGACGTCTCAGATTTTTCTATTTTCGCAAGACGCCAAAATAGCCCTTAAATCCAATGATATTAGCACTTACAGCGTCTCTTATAAAAAACTGCCAACTCAATATCCGGCAGTTTTGGAAACTGCTAATCTGCACCCTGGTAGGGAATTAATGGACAAAAGTGATTGCTTTACCTGCCACCAAACAAAAACCGACGAAGTAGGACCATCATTTGTTCGAATTGCTGAAAAGTACCCAGCAAACGAAAAATCATTTTCTTATTTAGCGGAAAAAATCAAAAAGGGTAGTTCGGGAATTTGGGGCATTGGAATGATGAATGCTCACCCTCAATTTAAGAAAGAAGAGCTCACTTCTATAGTCGATTATATTTTTACATTCAAGCCTAAATCCAAAGCGGCTAAAAAAGAAAAAGTTAAAAATGAGGACCTCTTTAAATTACCGAGCAAGCCAGGCTTTGGAGCTCCTGTGGCTAGCGTGCATCCAAGTTACGATCTAGTCAACCTCCACACTCCTACATTTAAGCCAAGAGTGGGTGGATTGGCTTTTATGCCCGACGGTCGCTTATTGGTTACCACTTGGGATACGGTAGGCGGAGTTTATCTTTTAGACGGTATTTCTAGTGGTGATAGCTGCAAAATTAAAGTCAAAAGAATTGCTTCTGGATTAGCGGAACCACTAGGGATTGAAGTTGTTGATGATGAGATTTACGTGTTACAAAAGCAGGAATTAACAAAATTAATTGACCTCGATGGGGATGAAATCATAGACGATTACCAAGTGGTTTGCAACAGCTGGCAAGTATCAAACGACTTTCATGAATTTGCTTTCGGTCTAGTATATAAAGACGGATATTTTTATGCAACACTTTCTATGGCAATGCGACTAAAGCCGGACGAAAAACAATTAGCAGATCGCGGAAAAACGATTAAAATAGCAAAAGATGGTAGTTTTGAAGCCATCAACTTTGGGTTGAGAACACCAAATGGTATTGGACTTGGCATCGGCAATGAAATATTTGTAACCGATAACCAAGGTCAGTGGACTCCTGCAAATAAACTCATTCATGTAAAAAAAGGTGAGTATCATGGCATGAACTGGGGATGGCTTAGTGATGACCCTGCCCCAGAGATGTCAATGCCTGCAATTTGGCTACCTGAGCATGAAATTGGGAATTCACCAACCGAACCAGTTCTGATACATGAGGGCATTTTTAAAGGTCAAATGCTACATGGAGATGTTACTTTTGGTGGCATCAATCGAGATTTTTTAGAAAAAATAAATGGCGATTATCAAGGTGCTGTTTTTCATTTTTCTCAGGGCTTTGAAGCTGGTGTAAATCGCCTTCGATGGGGTAATGATGGAAACTTATACATTGGTGAAGTAGGAATGAAAGGAGGCGGATGGAGTTGGAAAGAGCGACTCAATGGCCTGCAATATCTTAAATCAAACGGAAAATCCACATTCGAAATGTTAGCTATTAGAGCTAAGCCGAATGGTTTTGAAATAGAATTTACCGAGCCTTTAAATGCTGAAATCAATTTGAAGCATACAGATTTGCTTGTTCAACAATGGTGGTACCAACCAACCAAAAATTATGGCGGTCCAAAAATGGATTTAGAAAACCTTTCCATTAGTAAAATCCAGCTATCGGAAGATCGAAAAAGAGTTTACATAGAAATACCAAATCTTAAAACCAAACACGTTATTTATTTCCGTCTATCAGACGAAATCAAGAGCCAAAGCGGGCAATCGCTATGGTCAGGAGAAACATGGTATACCTTGAATAATATTCCAACAGAAAATTAA
- a CDS encoding Enolase C-terminal domain-like codes for MSDQNINRRKFVKMTGASLAIGATGIPNFSTVKENAIKSIKINNVSSNFEREPLNPYRFKGSSITDSWQTVALLESENHRKIGLTTQGVLWSDYRVAAGHSESAGNALMYNMTEYALQLIKGTSFTNPVDLLNELLPEVLAYGKKITGISDLRKTFALNALVGVDNAAWLLYAAENSITNFDDLIPETYRPGLSHRHSKVASIPSFSVGTDPKKIKAAAEEGYFIMKLKTGSAGTQKEMLEKDIMFLTDVHKAIGHFETPYTESGKIPYYFDPNGRYEEKETLLRFIDHADKIGALDQIAVIEEPLPESNESYLGDVGVSIAADESAHTVEEAARRIEQGYSAIVVKAIAKTMSMTMQIVKYAAERNVPCFCADLTVNPILVDWNKVVAARLSPLPGMSIGLQETNGHQYYKRWDTLASYHPKSNGSWTKTQNGVYITDESFYAQSGGILETSEHYMDLVKE; via the coding sequence ATGAGCGATCAAAACATCAACCGCCGCAAATTCGTAAAAATGACTGGTGCCAGCCTTGCAATTGGTGCAACAGGAATTCCAAATTTTTCTACTGTGAAAGAGAATGCTATAAAATCCATCAAAATAAATAACGTCAGTTCAAATTTTGAAAGAGAACCCCTGAATCCTTATCGCTTCAAAGGAAGCTCCATTACAGATAGCTGGCAAACAGTTGCCTTATTGGAGTCGGAAAATCACCGTAAAATTGGACTAACAACACAAGGCGTTTTATGGTCAGACTATAGAGTGGCAGCTGGACATTCAGAAAGTGCAGGAAACGCTTTGATGTACAATATGACAGAGTATGCTTTGCAGCTTATTAAGGGCACCTCTTTTACCAATCCTGTTGATTTACTCAATGAATTATTGCCTGAAGTTTTGGCATATGGAAAGAAAATAACTGGTATATCCGACCTCCGAAAAACCTTCGCCCTCAATGCCCTCGTAGGTGTTGACAACGCCGCTTGGCTACTTTATGCCGCCGAAAATAGCATCACGAACTTCGATGATTTGATTCCTGAGACTTATAGACCTGGCTTGTCACACCGACACAGTAAAGTAGCAAGCATACCCTCTTTTAGTGTAGGTACCGATCCTAAAAAAATAAAAGCTGCAGCAGAAGAAGGTTACTTTATTATGAAATTAAAAACTGGTTCGGCAGGAACACAGAAAGAAATGTTGGAAAAAGACATTATGTTTTTAACCGACGTGCACAAAGCCATTGGCCATTTTGAAACACCCTACACTGAAAGCGGTAAAATCCCTTACTATTTTGACCCAAATGGACGTTACGAAGAAAAAGAAACTCTTTTAAGATTCATTGATCATGCTGATAAAATTGGGGCATTAGACCAAATTGCAGTGATAGAAGAACCATTGCCAGAGAGCAACGAAAGTTATCTTGGAGATGTGGGGGTAAGTATAGCAGCAGATGAAAGTGCCCACACTGTAGAAGAAGCAGCTCGACGAATTGAGCAAGGTTACTCCGCTATAGTTGTAAAAGCCATTGCCAAAACAATGAGTATGACCATGCAAATTGTAAAATACGCAGCTGAAAGAAACGTCCCATGTTTTTGTGCAGATTTAACAGTTAACCCAATTTTGGTCGATTGGAATAAAGTGGTAGCAGCTCGTCTATCCCCTCTACCTGGCATGTCTATTGGCTTGCAAGAAACCAACGGTCATCAATATTACAAACGCTGGGATACTTTGGCTTCTTACCATCCAAAATCAAACGGCTCATGGACCAAAACTCAAAACGGCGTTTACATTACAGATGAGTCATTTTATGCCCAAAGTGGTGGTATTTTGGAGACTTCGGAGCATTATATGGATTTGGTGAAGGAGTAG
- a CDS encoding putative endonuclease has protein sequence MLKEYHVYILLCSDGTYYTGMTSNLENRMLQHDNAEFPKAYTARRRPLKLEFTAKFSQVYDAIEFEKRIKKWSGQKKKALIEGDFERLKDLAECRNLTNYKTFIAGK, from the coding sequence ATGCTTAAAGAATACCACGTTTATATTTTGCTATGTTCAGACGGCACTTACTACACAGGTATGACTAGCAATCTTGAAAACCGAATGCTTCAACACGATAACGCAGAATTCCCAAAGGCTTACACAGCAAGAAGAAGACCCTTAAAACTAGAATTTACGGCCAAATTTTCTCAAGTATATGATGCCATCGAGTTTGAAAAACGAATAAAGAAATGGTCTGGTCAAAAGAAAAAAGCATTAATTGAAGGAGATTTTGAGCGTTTGAAAGATTTGGCCGAATGTAGAAATCTTACGAATTATAAAACATTTATTGCGGGTAAGTAG
- a CDS encoding alpha-L-fucosidase 2, whose translation MNFRKTKNLLLPLFGLIYLASSFQTIEESTTYKDDVIWYDAPATKWMEALPLGNGRIGVMAFGDPVNGHFQLNDDSLWPKETGWTEPAGNKVDLEEIRELLENGENKIADSLFVKNFSNKSILRSHQTLGDLFITLDHNNITDYRRELNLSNAVHTVKYKADGNWVTERSFVSHPDNAIVIEIESESIYGLNGFIKMNRPEDHGSATAKTEAVGNQLTMTGEVTQRGAIFRNDPNPITEGVKFESRLKVKNFKGKVIAKGDQLELKNVTKATFLLVSNSSYYHDDFSAKNKKDLAALEKKSVDKLLTSHIKDHRSLYDRVHLQLGTSSLDNLPTNKRIELVKQDNKDPELEALLFQYGRYLLIGSSRVGTNPANLQGLWNKEIEAPWNADYHLNINLQMNYWPADVTNLSELNTPLFKYVDRLVENGKTTAKVNFGAEGSFIAHATDLWGPTWLRANTAYWGCSIGAGGWIMQHYWQHYAFTKDEEFLRNEAYPAIEEVVKFYSSWLIEDPRDGTLVSAPSTSPENRFINAKGDKVATTMGSAMDQQVIDEVFGNYLKACEILKIDNAFVQKVKAQKAQLRPGFVIGSDGRILEWDREYEELEPGHRHMSHLYGFHPGTAISIDDSPELFKAVRKTLDFRLENGGAGPGWSRAWLINCSARLFDADMAYEHIQLLFKKSIANNLFDEHPPFQIDGNFGYTAGVAEMLLQSFEENTIRVLPALPAEWKEGHITGIKARGGLVFDIFWANNKPSKVTIHAEHDASFNLVNGKETIPIEIKKGKVITKVFGG comes from the coding sequence ATGAATTTTAGAAAGACCAAAAACCTTCTCTTGCCACTCTTTGGCTTAATTTACCTTGCATCTTCTTTTCAGACTATCGAAGAGTCAACTACTTATAAGGATGATGTAATTTGGTATGATGCCCCAGCCACCAAATGGATGGAAGCCTTGCCGCTTGGAAATGGTAGAATAGGTGTTATGGCTTTTGGTGATCCTGTGAATGGACACTTTCAACTTAATGATGATTCCTTGTGGCCCAAAGAAACAGGTTGGACTGAACCTGCGGGTAATAAAGTAGACTTGGAAGAAATTAGAGAATTACTCGAAAACGGAGAGAATAAAATTGCAGATTCACTTTTTGTCAAGAATTTTTCGAACAAAAGCATATTGCGTTCTCATCAAACCTTGGGTGACCTATTTATAACCCTAGATCACAATAATATAACGGATTATCGTAGAGAGTTAAATCTTAGTAATGCTGTTCACACGGTAAAATACAAAGCTGATGGAAATTGGGTTACAGAAAGGTCTTTTGTATCTCATCCTGATAATGCCATAGTAATAGAAATAGAATCAGAGTCTATCTATGGCCTAAATGGCTTTATTAAAATGAATCGCCCTGAGGATCATGGTTCTGCAACTGCCAAAACAGAGGCTGTAGGAAATCAATTGACTATGACGGGCGAGGTGACCCAGCGAGGTGCTATTTTTAGAAATGACCCAAACCCAATTACAGAAGGTGTAAAGTTTGAATCTAGATTAAAAGTAAAAAATTTCAAAGGAAAAGTGATTGCCAAGGGCGATCAACTTGAATTGAAAAATGTAACGAAAGCTACTTTTTTATTAGTTTCTAATTCGTCGTATTATCATGACGACTTTTCTGCTAAGAACAAAAAGGATTTGGCTGCTTTGGAAAAGAAATCGGTAGATAAATTATTGACTTCACACATTAAAGATCATAGAAGTTTGTACGACAGGGTACATCTTCAATTAGGTACGTCGTCTTTGGATAACTTACCAACAAACAAGCGAATAGAGCTTGTGAAGCAAGATAATAAAGACCCTGAATTAGAAGCATTGCTTTTTCAGTATGGTCGCTACTTGCTCATTGGTAGTTCAAGAGTGGGGACAAATCCCGCCAACCTACAAGGACTTTGGAACAAAGAAATAGAAGCTCCTTGGAATGCAGATTACCATCTAAACATCAATCTTCAGATGAATTATTGGCCTGCTGATGTCACAAACTTGAGTGAGTTAAATACGCCGCTTTTTAAGTATGTGGATAGGTTGGTAGAAAATGGGAAAACAACAGCAAAGGTTAATTTTGGAGCAGAGGGAAGTTTTATTGCTCATGCCACTGACCTGTGGGGGCCAACATGGTTGCGAGCTAACACCGCATACTGGGGATGTTCTATAGGAGCTGGTGGATGGATCATGCAGCATTATTGGCAACATTATGCCTTTACCAAAGATGAAGAGTTCTTGAGAAATGAGGCATATCCTGCAATAGAAGAAGTGGTGAAATTCTATAGTTCTTGGTTGATAGAAGACCCTCGCGATGGTACCTTGGTTTCGGCACCGTCTACTTCTCCAGAAAACAGATTTATCAATGCCAAAGGTGATAAAGTAGCTACTACAATGGGTTCAGCAATGGATCAACAAGTGATAGATGAAGTTTTTGGCAATTATTTAAAAGCCTGTGAAATACTAAAAATTGATAATGCTTTTGTACAAAAGGTTAAAGCACAAAAAGCACAACTTCGTCCAGGGTTTGTAATCGGATCTGATGGTAGAATTTTGGAATGGGACAGGGAGTACGAAGAACTTGAACCGGGGCACAGACATATGTCTCATTTATATGGTTTTCATCCAGGAACAGCAATCTCTATTGATGATAGCCCTGAGCTTTTTAAAGCAGTTCGTAAAACCCTAGACTTTAGGCTGGAGAATGGTGGAGCAGGGCCTGGTTGGAGTAGAGCTTGGTTGATCAATTGCAGTGCCCGTCTTTTTGATGCTGACATGGCATACGAACATATTCAGTTACTTTTCAAGAAATCAATTGCTAACAACCTTTTTGACGAGCACCCACCTTTCCAAATTGATGGAAACTTTGGATACACCGCTGGCGTGGCCGAAATGCTCTTGCAGTCTTTTGAAGAAAATACTATTCGTGTGCTGCCAGCCCTACCTGCCGAATGGAAAGAAGGGCACATTACTGGTATCAAAGCTCGTGGAGGCTTGGTTTTTGACATCTTCTGGGCAAATAATAAGCCTTCAAAAGTAACTATTCATGCGGAACACGATGCTAGTTTTAATTTGGTGAATGGGAAAGAAACCATTCCGATTGAGATTAAGAAGGGAAAGGTGATAACAAAGGTTTTTGGGGGATAA
- a CDS encoding Glyoxylase, beta-lactamase superfamily II, with protein sequence MKLSVIDSGNFKLDGGAMFGVVPKVLWSKQIPADDLNLCSWKMRCLLIEDGNRLILVDTGMGDKQSDKWLSYYYRHGDGDLIHNIRCQGYHESQVTDVILSHLHFDHAGGAVSWNKDKTGYQPTFENAKYWTHSAHWQWATEPNDREKATFLTENILPLQEHEQLYFIDKVDQPFENIEFRLADGHTEKMLMPLINTGSQKVLFIADTIPSHAHVHIPYCMGYDVRPLQTMIEKKSLLKEVIDNDYLVYYDHDPFFDVSKIELTAKGYRAVDGGSLKSYLG encoded by the coding sequence ATGAAGCTGTCAGTAATTGATTCTGGGAATTTTAAGTTGGATGGTGGAGCAATGTTCGGCGTTGTTCCTAAAGTACTTTGGTCAAAACAAATCCCTGCGGATGATCTCAATTTATGCTCATGGAAAATGAGATGCCTACTTATTGAAGATGGCAACAGATTGATATTGGTCGACACTGGAATGGGTGACAAACAATCTGACAAATGGCTATCTTACTATTATAGGCATGGCGATGGTGACCTCATTCATAATATTCGATGTCAGGGCTATCACGAAAGTCAGGTTACTGATGTAATTTTAAGTCATTTACACTTTGATCACGCTGGTGGAGCTGTTTCTTGGAACAAAGATAAAACTGGTTACCAACCAACTTTTGAAAATGCGAAATACTGGACACATTCCGCACACTGGCAGTGGGCAACTGAACCAAACGATAGAGAAAAAGCTACTTTCTTGACTGAAAACATTCTTCCTCTTCAAGAACACGAACAGCTATATTTTATAGATAAAGTTGATCAGCCTTTTGAAAACATTGAATTTCGATTGGCCGATGGGCATACAGAGAAGATGTTAATGCCATTGATTAATACTGGTTCTCAAAAAGTCCTTTTTATAGCAGACACAATTCCTTCTCATGCCCATGTACATATTCCATATTGTATGGGTTATGATGTGCGACCACTACAAACCATGATTGAAAAGAAGTCGCTTCTGAAAGAAGTTATTGATAACGATTATCTTGTTTATTACGATCATGACCCATTTTTTGATGTCTCCAAAATTGAACTAACCGCCAAAGGATATAGAGCAGTTGACGGAGGATCACTCAAATCTTACTTAGGATAA